Proteins encoded by one window of Nicotiana tabacum cultivar K326 chromosome 10, ASM71507v2, whole genome shotgun sequence:
- the LOC107794434 gene encoding putative receptor-like protein kinase At1g33260, whose product MEASPSNIGKSNKLSKAKKVSNTNDFSLGNSPFVCGWWGSLLTSTSSCCSFPSYYYYFFTFFFCTASSSFPVASQPLATPPTAVPPLYNHKYNRVIISTSAALGILLFLFFCAMALFKCLGFKLKRRSGVLDSKVAGDEEENKDCSKKFGVRRFTCDEVEKFTMNLSRSRLIAYGGFSTVYLAQFPDSLLGAVKIIDLSSERFQKVYQQELDILLQIQHENIVKFLGYCDNGEEGMLVFEYISNGTLQEKLHGTDARKMSWKNRMAIAFQLAKAIEYLHDKCTLPIVHGDIKASNVLLDKKFNCKLCDFGSAKMGFSSTILPPNSSTNRMMLGSPGYTDPHYLRTGIASKKNDIYSFGIIILELISGFEALSSDSGERLISKAGNILRDASKVAEMVDSRLNGAYDLEEAKAMVSLAGLCLGDSPSLRPSASEILDTITSRIPSIFSLSKNLTDY is encoded by the coding sequence ATGGAAGCCTCACCATCCAACATTGGTAAGAGTAATAAATTGTCAAAGGCGAAGAAAGTTTCAAATACAAACGATTTTAGTCTTGGAAATAGTCCATTTGTCTGTGGGTGGTGGGGTTCTTTGTTAACTAGTACTAGTAGTTGTTGCTCTTTCCCTTCATATTACTACtatttctttacatttttcttttgtactgcttcttcttctttccccGTTGCTTCACAGCCTTTAGCCACTCCACCGACGGCAGTACCACCCCTTTATAATCACAAATACAACAGAGTTATTATTTCAACTAGTGCTGCTTTGGGTATtttgctctttcttttcttttgtgccATGGCTTTATTCAAGTGTTTAGGGTTCAAGTTAAAGCGACGCAGTGGAGTTCTTGATTCTAAGGTTGCAGGAGATGAAGAGGAAAATAAGGACTGCTCAAAAAAGTTTGGTGTGAGGAGATTTACGTGTGATGAGGTGGAGAAATTTACTATGAATTTGTCGCGGTCTAGGTTAATTGCTTATGGGGGATTTAGCACAGTTTATTTAGCACAATTTCCTGATTCACTGCTAGGGGCTGTTAAAATAATAGACCTAAGCAGTGAACGTTTTCAGAAAGTTTACCAACAAGAATTGGATATTTTGCTTCAAATCCAACATGAAAACATAGTCAAATTTCTTGGATATTGTGATAATGGAGAAGAAGGGATGTTGGTATTTGAGTATATTTCAAACGGGACTTTACAGGAGAAATTACACGGTACTGATGCTAGAAAAATGTCATGGAAAAATCGTATGGCTATAGCATTTCAACTTGCTAAAGCTATTGAATATTTACATGATAAGTGTACACTCCCTATAGTACATGGTGATATAAAAGCTTCAAATGTGTTACTTGACAAGAAATTCAATTGCAAGTTATGTGATTTTGGGTCAGCAAAAATGGGATTTTCATCAACAATTTTGCCACCAAATTCGTCGACTAATCGTATGATGCTTGGTTCTCCAGGCTATACAGATCCTCACTATTTAAGAACTGGCATTGCCTCAAAAAAGAATGATATATACAGCTTTGGTATAATTATTTTGGAATTAATTTCTGGCTTTGAAGCACTTTCTTCTGATAGTGGAGAAAGGTTAATATCAAAAGCTGGTAATATATTAAGGGATGCATCTAAAGTAGCAGAAATGGTGGATTCAAGACTTAATGGAGCTTATGATCTGGAGGAAGCTAAGGCTATGGTTTCACTAGCAGGATTATGCCTTGGTGATTCCCCAAGCCTTAGGCCCTCTGCTTCTGAAATTTTAGATACTATTACAAGTAGAATTCCTTCTATTTTCTCCTTATCAAAAAATTTGACTGATTATTAG